The following is a genomic window from Bacillus kexueae.
ATGATAAAAGGGGGATTGAAATGGGGAAGGTTTATATCGTAGGAGCAGGTCCGGGAGACCCGGAGCTAATTACTATTAAAGCTTTAAAATGCATTCAAAAGGCGGATGTCATCATGTATGACCGCTTAGTAAACAAGGAACTCCTATCTTATGCAAAAGAAGGAGCGGATCTTATTTACTGCGGGAAACTACCAAACTACCATACGATGAAACAAGAAACGATTAATAAATTTTTAGTAAAATACGCAAAAGCAGGTAAAACGGTTGTTCGGCTGAAAGGGGGAGACCCTTATGTATTTGGAAGAGGTGGAGAAGAAGCGGAATATGTGGCGAAACATCAAATCCCTTTTGAGGTGGTACCAGGTATAACAGCGAGTATTGCCGCTTCTTCTTATAGTGGAATTCCGTTAACCCAACGAAATATAAGTGGCAACGTTACAATTTTAACTGGGCACCGTGTAAACGAAGAAAATCATTTACTTAACAATTTATCCTTTTTAAAAGCGGCGGATACACTTTGTATTTATATGGGGATTGGCAACATTGAAACGATTCAAGCCCAATTATTAAAAGCAGATAAATCGGAACAAACACCTGTAGCATTTGTGGAATGGGCGTCAACGGACAAACAACGAACCATTATTAGTTCCATCGAAAAGATGGCACATGATGTTAATGAAAAAGAAATTGAAAATCCATGTCTTATTATCGTTGGAGAAGTTGTCAAGTTTCATTCGAAACTTAATTGGTTTGAAGATGTCCCTTCTCGTTCAATGATCGTTGAAGCAGGTGCTTCTCAATGACAAAAGCTATCCTTTACGTCTTTCATGGTTCAAGATTAAAGGAAGCAAAAGAAGAGGCATTCACCTTTTTTAGGCACTGTCAGAAACTCACGCAAGTACCTATTCAACATGCTAGTTTCCTAGAGCTTTCTGAACCAACCATTGAACAAGGCGTTGAAGAATGTGTGAATGAAGGGGCGACCGAGATTGGCGTCATCCCGATTTTGTTATTTCGTGCGGGCCACGCGAAATACGACATCCCTTCCATCTTAACGAAATTAAAAGAAAAGTATCCTGAAACGTCGTTTTCGTATGGAGAACCTCTTGGTGTTCATCAATGGATGATCGACATTGTAGTGGAGAAGGTGCGAAGTGTCACGACAGCGCAAAAGCTATCTGAGATCTCTCCTCAAATCGTGCTCATTGGTAGAGGAAGTAAAGATAGAGAAATGCAACAAGATTTTAATACACTTTGTCAATCGGTTGAAAATGAGTTAGGCATGAACACAACTGGCTGTTACTTAACAGCTGCAAAACCTTCGTTTCACGAGATCCTTTCAACAATTAAGGGAAAAGAAGCGAATCAATTGTACATTTTTGTTCCGTACTTAATTTTTACCGGATTACTTTATAAGCAAATTGAACGCGACCTAAAAAGCGAGTTGTCTAATCGAATACAATGGCAACTAACAGACTACATCGGGCAACACCCGAATATCCATCGGCTTGTGTCGATTCGGGCGCAAGAGGCCAGTAATGTAAATATTACATAGGTGTATAGGATTGAATATCTATACACCTTTTTTCTTTGTTTATCTTTCTTTTATATAACTACCTAAAACAATTACTTTTATTACTTTTTTGAAGTTTACTTGACGAGTGTACCGTTTTTATTTTTTCAAAATGTTTATTTTAGTTCTCGAAATGGCATATAAAGTGGACTCGATAAGATGATTGTCACCAATCTTTTCTCTTATGATAAGTGCCTCTTGGAAGAAAGATAAAGCATCATGATATAGCTTTTGGTCAAATAAGTTTTTTCCTTGATGCTGATAAACATAGTGAAGATAAGGTTTGTATATTGGATGTTGTTCTGCTTGATGTATAAGTTTGGTGAAAAAGGTGTTGGAGCGTTTAAATTTTTTCATCCATTGGTATGTATGGGCGAGGCGAATTTCGTTTATAAATACACCCGTATCGCTAAAGTAGTGACTCATGGAGTTGAATGGCTTTAAGAAGGTAGACTTCGCTTTCTTTTAACTCATTAATAATTCGTAAATAGGTACCAATCATTCCGCATATTTTGGCGGAAGTTAGGGGATTATGCTGGCCAATTTGTAATTGTGTTTTAAAATAGTCAATTCCTTTTTTCATCTGTATCGGTTGGTCGGGGATTTCTCGTAAATGAGAGTTGAAAGTAAACGTCATATTATAAGGATTTGTTGGAATATCCAAGGAAAACATCTCCTTTAAAAATGTAAGAACGAGGCTGACCAATAAGTACAGCCCACGCTCTTCGTCAATTCATTTTGGTAGTTGTTGCTGAAAGAAAGGACGGTCTCAACTGGCTTGACTTACACTTGTCCACTTCGGCATGTGCTGCTCATCATGTTCCGCAGTCACCTTCGATTGAATGAACCTATCTTTCACTCCTACAAAGGAAAAAGTGGTTATTTCGCTTGCTTTCGCATGGCGATTATTTTTTCTTCATCTGGTGTAACGTAGACTGTTTGTTGCCCTTCGTAAATGACAAACCCTGGTTTGGCACCATTTGGCTTTTTTACTTGGCGAATGGTCGTGAAGTCTACAGGAACGGAGCTTGATTGCCTAGCTTTACTGAAGTAAGCCGCTAATTGGGCTGCTTCGTATATTGTCGTTTCAGTCGGTTTTTCCGATCGGATGACGACGTGTGAGCCGGGAATATCTTTCGTATGTAACCAAATTTCATTTCGCTTCGCTAATTTATTAGTTAAATACTCGTTTTGTTTGTTGTTCTTCCCGACGAGAATCTCTGTCCCATCAGTTGAATAATATGTTTCGAGCTCCGGTTTTGTTGGCTTTTTCTTATGCGCTTTATGTTTTGCCTTTTGTTTTAAGTACTCGCCTTCAATAAGCTCCTCTCGAATTTCATTGACATCCTTTGGAGATGCTGTCTCAAGCTGTTGAATGAGTCGGTCAAAATATTCGATTTCTTCCTCCGCTTTTTGAATTTGTTCTTGAACGACGGAAATCGAATTTTTTGCCTTTTGGTATTTTTGGAAATAACTTTGGGCATTCTCTGCCGGTGTTTTTAAAGGATCTAGTTTAATGGTTACGGTTGGACTTTCCTCTTCATAATAATTGATGACTTCGACTTCCTGATCTCCTTTTTGAACCATGTACATATTAGCGGTTAAGAGTTCACCGAGAAGCTGATATTTATCTGACTTTTCGGCCTCTTTTAATGTCTTTTCGAGCTTTTTAATTTTGTTTGCGTTTTTCTTCCGCTCATTCAAGATAAATCGTTCTAAATCGTGTCCTTGTTGCTTCACGCGATCTCGTTCTGCTTTTCCATAATAAAATCGATCTAACAGTTCGCTAAATGACTCAAACGATTTCTTTTCCCCATCTATATGTTGAAGTGGAAGGGCGTAAAATAATTCCTTCTTTTCAGAAACCATCATCGTTGGAGCCTGCTCATGACGAATACGACTGATGATTTCAACGAAAGCTTTCGGAACTGTCGAGCGATTGGCTAAGCCTGCTTCATGTATGATTTCTTCTGCTATTAATGGAGAGATGCCGGCAAACTGTTCAACGATCTGTTCTTTCATTTTCCCTTTGTTAAAATCGAGCTTTTTTAACACCATTTCTTCATCCGCCTCAAAAGGAGAAACCTTGTCCTGTTTAGGTGGATATACGTAGGTGTGTCCTGGTAAAACAGTACGATGTCGGTTCATCGCGGGGGATAGGTGTTTAATACTGTCTAGAATCATATTTCGTTCTTTTTCTACTAAAATGATATTACTATGCCGACCCATAATTTCGATAATTAATTGTTTGTATGAAATATCCCCAATTTCATTTCGCGCTCTTAATTCAAGGACAAGCATTCTTTCCAAACCCGGTTGCTCCACATTTTCGACGATGCTTCCCTCTAAATGTTTGCGCAAAAGCATACAAAACATAGGGGGTTCTGCTGGATTATCGTACGATTCAGTTGTGACATGCACACGTGCATAACTTGGGTGTGCTGAAAATAAGACTCGGTAGTTGTTTCCTTGGTTCCTAATTTGAACGATGAGTTCATGTTTATATGGTTGGTAAATTTTTGTCACCCGTCCACCGACTAATTTTTCCTTTAGTTCATTTTTCATACAATATGTAAATAGACCATCAAACGACATAATGAACACCTTCTTTATTTAGTCCTAAAAATGTTATCCAAATCAACAAACGAAGGCAAGCATTACGCTTGCCAGTCAAGTTCGTGAAAGAATTAGCTAAATTATAACATGTTTTTGGACGAGGCTGAATAAGTTGGTTTTAGAGACAAGTTCGAGTTTCGTCGCAAGTTGAGAGGTACTAAGTACTTTTACGGTAAGGGGTGTTCGTCGTTTTATGATTTGGCATAAGCTAACGATACAAGAAGTGATGGAATCCGTTCATTCAAATGCTGAAAGAGGTCTCGAAGAGGAGGAAGCTCAAAAGCGATTAAAAAAGGATGGCTATAATGAAATGCAAGAGGCAGAACGCGCATCGGCGTTCATTCTCTTTATTAGTCAGTTCAAAGACTTTATGGTTTTAGTTCTCCTCGTCGCGACGCTTGTATCGGCACTACTTGGTGAATATATCGATGCCATTGCAATCATTGCCATCGTACTTTTAAATGGTGTGTTAGGTTTTATTCAAGAAAGGAAAGCTGAAAAGTCCCTTGATGCCCTAAAGGAGTTATCTGCTCCATTTGTGTCCGTGTATCGAAACGGGGAATGGACAAAAATCCCCTCCAAGCAATTAGTCGTTGGCGATATTGTCAAATTTTCTAGCGGTGATCGAATCGGTGCCGATATGAGAATAATAGAAGCGAACGGCTTAGAAGTAGAGGAGTCGGCTTTAACTGGTGAATCAGTTCCGGTACTAAAGAATGAAGTTCCGATTATGAATGAAGATATTGGAATTGGAGACAAAGTCAATATGGTATTCATGGGAACGTTAGTCACGAGAGGCTCTGGGGTTGGAGTTGTCGTCCATACAGGAATGAAAACGGCAATGGGACAAATCGCCAACCTTCTCCAAACAGCCGAAACAATGATGACGCCTCTCCAGCGTAAGCTCGAACAGTTAGGGAAAATCTTAATTGTTGTCGCGCTACTACTAACGGTTTTAGTAGTACTCATTGGAATTATTCAAGGTCACGACATGTACAAAATGTTTCTTGCTGGTGTTTCACTGGCAGTAGCAGCTATTCCAGAAGGTTTACCAGCTATTGTGACCGTAGCCTTATCTTTAGGCGTTCAACGAATGATTAAGAAAAAGTCAATTGTTCGGAAGCTCCCTGCTGTTGAAACCCTTGGATGTGCGTCAGTAATCTGTTCTGATAAAACAGGAACAATGACTCAAAATAAAATGACTGTTACACACATTTGGGTAGGCGGGAAAATGTGGGGTGTAACCGGTACCGGTTATGAACCATCAGGTGAGTTTCTTACAGGAGATCGAACCGTTCATCCGAATGAGGATAAAGCACTCATGCAAATATTGTCGTTTGGTATGCTAGCTTCTCAGGCTGAAATTCGGATGAAAGCAAGTGATTATATATTGGATGGGGATCCGACAGAAGGAGCTCTTGTCGTAGCAGGAATGAAGGCGGGTCTGACAAAAGAGAAGCTTGTTGAGCAATTTTCCGTTATAAAAGAATTTCCGTTTGATTCAACGCGAAAAATGATGAGTGTAATTGTACAAGACCAAGGAGGCAAGCGATATGTAATCGCGAAAGGAGCCCCTGATGTTTTAGTTTCAAACTGTCACGATGTGTTATGGGATGGTCGAAAAGAATCGTTATCAAATCGAAAGCATACGGATATTCAAGACACAATTGAACAACTGGCAAACAGAGCACTACGAACCATTGCTATTGCTTATAAGCCTTTAACGAACGAACAAGGGTCCAACATAACTCAATGGGAGGCAGAACGAAACTTAACTTTGATTGGCATTACAGGGATGATTGATCCCCCGAGAAAAGAAGTAAAAAAAGCAGTAGCAGATTGTAAACAAGCGGGGATCAAAACCGTCATGATAACAGGAGATCATGTGATGACGGCGCGTGCCATTGCAAAAGAGTTAAATATACTACCACCTAATGGAAAGGTATTAGATGGTCAAACGTTATCAAACATGACAGTGGAAGAATTAGAATCGGTTATCGATGAAGTGTACGTATTTGCTCGTGTTTCACCTGAACACAAACTGAAAATTGTGAAGGCGTTCCAAAACCGAGGACATGTTGTGGCAATGACAGGAGATGGGGTAAACGATGCTCCTGCAATTAAAGCGAGTGATATCGGAATATCGATGGGGATTACCGGTACGGATGTCGCAAAAGAAGCATCTTCATTAATTTTAGTCGACGATAACTTTGCTACAATTCAAGATGCGATAAAGGAAGGCCGCAATATTTATGAGAACATACGAAAATTTATTCGCTACCTATTAGCGTCAAATGTTGGGGAAATTTTAGTTATGCTCTTTGCGATGATTTTAGCCTTACCATTGCCACTCGTACCAGTTCAAATTTTATGGGTAAATCTCGTCACAGATGGATTGCCTGCCATGGCTTTAGGGTTGGATCCAGCGGAAGGAAATGTCATGAAACGTGGGCCGCGTCATCCAAAAGAAGGAATTTTTGCAAGAGGGCTCGGGTGGAAAATATTATCTCGTGGTTTTCTAATTGGTACGATGACTTTATTAACCTTTATGATAGTATATGCTCGGGATCCAGAAAATTTAGCTTATGCACAAACTGCTGCTTTCAGTACACTTGTACTTGCACAATTGATTTTAGTTTTTGATTGTAGAAGTGAAAAATCAATATTTGAACGAAATCCGTTTAGTAATCCGTATTTAATCGCAGCGGTTATTTCATCTTTATTACTCATGCTCGTTGTCATTTATTATCCGCCGCTTCAACCAATTTTTCACACTGTACCAATTCAAAAACATGACTGGTTATTAATTGCCGCGTTATCAAGTGTGCCAACTTTTTTACTGGCTGGGTCACTTTTAACAAGAAAAGATAAGTAAAATATGTTATAATGCAAGAAGGTGATAGATGAGAGATTCTATGACCTTTCTTTTTTGCTTGGCTCATCATCTCGTTTCATCCTCATTGCTACAATGTTCGGAATGCATGACGAATTGTGGATGAGAGCCGTATACATACGTTGTTTTCATCAGGAATGGGAATTCTTTAGGCTACTACGTTTACGATATGACGGTACCAATTCGTCATTCATGAAAGTTGCCTAAAATGATGATGTTCCTAAATGAAAGCAACACAACCCGTTTACGCTCAAATATAGAAACGGAAGTGATGAAATGGTACATAGTATGACTGGATTTGGGCGATCAGTTAAAGAAAAAGGTGATTTTCATGTAACCGTTGAAATGAGGTCGGTGAATCACCGTTTTTCAGAAGTGAGCATTCGAATGCCACGCCATTTATTCTATTGTGAAGATAAAATTAAAAAAGTTATTCAACGAAAAGTGAGTCGTGGGCGAGTGGAAGTATACATAACGATTACGGGCGAATCGATTGTTCAACGTTCGTTACATGTGGATTGGCCACTTGTCGATCAATACATAGAAGCCTTAACGACGATGAAAGAAAAATATGAACTCAATGATGATATTCAAGTTCAACATATAATTGGACAACAAAATGTATTTGACATTCAAGAAGAAAATAGTGAAAATGATGTACTTGTAGAGCTCGTTTTAGAATCGGTTGAAGAAGCGACTGCCCATCTTGTTGAGATGAGAAAACGTGAAGGTGAACAGCTAACGATTGATTTACACGATCGACTTGAAGAAATGAAGACTGTTACTTCTCGTATTGAAACACAAGCTCCCCATGTCGTTACAGCATATGAAGAACGAATTCGTAAACGTATATCCGAATTTTTATCGGGGAATATTGATGAAAATAGAATACTAACAGAAGCGGCCGTATTTGCTGATAAAGCGGATATTTCTGAAGAGGTGACGCGGTTAAAAAGCCATATTCAACAATTTGCAGAAACGCTGGAAAAAAGTGAGCCGATTGGGCGTAAATTGGACTTTATCGTACAAGAAATGAATCGTGAAGCCAATACGATTGGTGCAAAAGGCAATGACCAAATGATCGCGAAGGCAGTTGTTGATCTAAAGAGTCTCATTGAAAAAATGAAAGAACAAGTTCAAAATATTGAGTAATTTTTTGTCGGTGGGGGGAGCGAACAGATGGGGATTAAACTAATTAATATCGGTTTTGGGAATATCGTATCAGCTAATCGGATTATATCAATTGTCAGTCCGGAATCAGCCCCTATTAAACGAATCATTCAAGAGGCAAGAGATCGGGGAATGTTAATTGATGCGACATATGGACGCCGCACGCGAGCGGTCGTCATCATGGATAGTGACCATATAATTCTATCTGCTGTACAACCAGAGACCGTTGCGCAACGATTGACAAGCAAAGATGAGCTATCAGATGAAGGGTAGGGACAAATTCGAATGTTAAAGCGAGAAAGAGGATTATTAATCGTATTATCAGGTCCTTCCGGTGTAGGGAAGGGAACTGTTCGTAAAGCGTTGTTTGAACAAGATGACGTTCATTTTGAATATTCGATTTCGATGACAACAAGAAAGCCGAGAGAAGGCGAAGTTGATGGCGTAGATTACTTTTTTAAATCAAAAGAAGAATTCGAGCAATTAATCAAGGAAGAGAAATTGCTTGAATGGGCAGAATATGTAGGTAACTATTATGGAACGCCAATTGAGTATGTAGAGAAAACGTTAAATGAAGGAAAGGACGTATTTTTAGAAATCGAAGTGCAAGGCGCGCTTCAAGTGAAAAAGTCGTTTCCGGAAGGGTTATTTATTTTCCTCGTACCACCTAGCCTAGACGAATTAAAAAATCGAATTGTAACACGTGGTACAGAATCTGAGGGACTAATTCAAAACCGTATGAATGTGGCAAAAGAAGAAATCGAAATGATGCATGCATATGACTACGTTGTCGTCAATGATCAAGTTGATTTAGCTTGTGAACGAATTAAGGCGATTGTCACAGCAGAGCATTGCAGACGAGAACGTGTTGAAAAACAATATAAAAAACTGTTGGAGGCTGAGTAAGAATGCTTTTTCCTTCTATTGATTCATTAATGAATAAAATTGATTCAAAATATACGCTCGTTTCCGTTGCAGCGAAACGTGCACGTCAAATTCAACAATTTGATGATCAACAATTAGAAAAAACTACGTCTACAAAATTTGTAGGGAAGGCGTTAGAAGAAATTGAAGCGGGCCTTCTTCATTACGAAAAGTCCGAGTCAAATTAAGAATGTAGGCAAATTCTTGTAAGCTACAAATACGAGAATGCTTAATTTCTCAAAAAATCTTTATGATAGGCTCTTTTCTCAAAAGATTGATTAGTACGAATAAAATACATTGTTTAAGGTCATTTATACACTTCAAAGGAGCGGGAGGGCACCTGACACCTCCGGGATGAAGAGGACAGCTCTCCCCACAGGAAAAGTGTCTAAACCGTAATGTTAATTCAATTTGAAAATTATCGTAAAAGCAACAATGTATAGAAAAAAGCCTTAAGTTAAGATAACAACCTTCTATAGGTTGTTATTTTTTTCTAACTTACAATCGCTTTCTCTTAAGAAGTTTTAAGTTAGAAGAAATGCTGAGTATCAAATCGATAAGAGGCGTTTTGTGAGCGGTCATTGTATAATAACGGAAGAGAGAATTCGTATTTAGAAATGGGGGATTGAAGGTGAAAGGGAAAAATATACTTCTTTGTGTGACGGGAGGAATTGCCGTTTTTAAAGCGGTTCATTTGACAAGTAAACTAACGCAGGCTGGTGCGAATGTAAAAGTCATCATGTCACAATCAGCCCAAAAATTTGTCACCCCATTAACGTTTCAAGCATTATCTCGTCACGACGTATTTATCGATACTTTTGATGAGAAAAACCCAGCGGTTATTGCACATATCGATTTGGCTGATTGGGCCGACCTTGTAATTGTTGCACCTGCTACAGCAAATGTCATCGGAAAGATGGCTAATGGAATTGCTGACGATATGATTACGACGAGTCTGTTAGCCACGACAGCACCAGTTTGGATTGCGCCTGCGATGAATGTTCATATGTATGACCATCCAGCTGTGAAGCGAAACATTGAAAGGTTAGCAAGTGATGGTTATCAATTCATTGAGCCATCAGAAGGATTTCTTGCGTGTGGATATGTTGGGAAAGGTCGATTAGAGGAACCAGAAAAAATTGTCACGTTAGTTGAGACATTCTTTAATCGCCAAGAAAGGAAGACGCGATTAAGTGGATTGCATGTCCTCATTACAGCTGGACCTACGCGGGAAAAAGTTGACCCTATTCGTTTCTTTACCAATCGTTCATCAGGGAAGATGGGATATGCGATAGCAGAGGAAGCGAAAAAAATGGGGGCTTACGTCACGTTGATTACCGGCCCCACTTCATTAATCCCTCCGAAAGGGGTGCAGGTGATTTCAATCGAAAGTGCCGAAGAAATGTATGAAGCTGCTTTAAATTATTATGACAAGGCAAATATTGTGATCAAATCAGCAGCTGTGGCAGATTATCGTCCAAAAATAGTCCACAATGAAAAAATGAAAAAGCAAGAGGGACCATTGACCATTGAATTTGAGCGAACAACCGATATTTTACATGAGTTAGGTAAACGGAAAAACCATCAAATACTCGTTGGGTTCGCAGCAGAAACGAACAACGTTACCGAATATGCGAAGTCTAAACTAGAAAGAAAAAATTTAGACATGATTGTTGCCAATGATGTAACGGAAAAAGGTGCTGGTTTCCAAGGAGATACGAATAAAGTAACGATTATTTCACGTGAAGGAAAAGAGAAGGTTTACCCGCTCATGTCGAAAAATGAAACGGCAAGAGCTATCCTAAATGAAATTGAGTTGCTGCTTCAAGGGGACGAACAATAATGTCATTCGCACGAGTAATTGTGGATGTGCCGACGATGCAAACTGATCGTGGGTTTGATTATCTTATTCCACTTCAATGGAAGGGGCTTGTAAAACCTGGGATGCGTGTCGTAGTTCCTTTCGGGCCACGGAAAGTACAGGGATTTGTTGTAAGCATACATGAGGAGACGGAAGCGAAAAAAATTAAATCGATTGATCAGTTGTTAGATCCTGCACCGATATTAAATGATGAATTGTTGAAGGTTGGCGAATGGTTAACAGAGACTACACTCTGCTATAAAATCACTGCTTTTCAAGCGATGCTACCAGCTGCACTAAAAGCGAAGTATAAAAAAGAAATCATTGTGAGTGAAGGGAAAGACAAGGAAGTTCCATCTGAAATTCTTCGCATTTTTGAACAGCGAAGAGCGCTCCCGTGGGAGGACGTAAGCGGGAGCTCCCTATTTTCAAAGATTCAAAAAGAAATAGTAAAAGGTACATTAGAAGTTCTTTATGTAGTGAATCAAAAAACGAAGAAACGAACGGTTAAACAAATTAAACCTTCCGTATCAAAAGAGGATATTAAATCGTACATAGAAACATTAACCAATCGTGCGAAAAAGCAAAAACAAATTTTATCGTTCTTTTATGAACGGTATGAACCGGTTTTGCTAAAAGATTTATTGGCAAAAATAGAGGGAACTCCATCTACGGTTCAAGCTTTAGTAAAAAAAGGACTGTTAACAGAAGAAGAGATAGAAGTATACCGCGATCCTTATGAAAACCGTTCTTTTCAAAAGACGCAAGCGCTACCTTTAACGGCTGAGCAAGAAAAAGCAATTACGCCGATTCTTTCCTCCATTGAAAAGAACGAACATCAAGTCTTCTTAATGTATGGGGTTACGGGAAGCGGGAAAACAGAAGTCTATTTACAATCCATTGAGCAAGTTTTAAAAAATGGGAAGGAAGCAATCGTCCTAGTTCCCGAAATTTCGTTAACCCCCCAAATGGTCCATCGCTTTAAAAGTCGCTTCGGTTCCAAAGTAGCGGTTTTACATAGTGGATTAAGCACCGGAGAGAAGTATGACGAATGGAGAAAAATATACCGTAAAGAAGTTCAGCTCGTTGTAGGGGCTCGCTCGGCAATTTTTGCCCCATTTCAAAATATTGGTATTATTATCATCGATGAAGAGCACGAGTCCAGCTATAAACAAGAAGAAAACCCTCGTTATCATGCAAAGGATGTAGCAATCTTTCGAGCGAAAGAACATGGCTGTCCAGTCGTATTAGGAAGTGCAACGCCGACGTTAGAGTCGTTTGCTCGAGCTCAAAAAGGGGTTTATACCTTATTACCTTTAAGAGAGCGAGTAAATAATCGACCGTTACCTTCTGTTGAAATTTGTGATATGCGAGAAGAATTACGAAATGGGAATCGTTCCATGTTTTCGACCCATCTTTTGGAGAAGTTAACGGAGCGATTAGAAAAAGGAGAGCAATCAGTTCTTTTTTTGAATAAGCGAGGTTATTCATCATTTGTTATGTGTCGAGACTGTGGGTATGTCATGCAATGCCCACATTGTGATATATCGTTAACGTATCATCGATCCGAACAAAAAATGAAATGTCACTATTGTGGTTATGAAACGAATATGCCA
Proteins encoded in this region:
- the cobA gene encoding uroporphyrinogen-III C-methyltransferase: MGKVYIVGAGPGDPELITIKALKCIQKADVIMYDRLVNKELLSYAKEGADLIYCGKLPNYHTMKQETINKFLVKYAKAGKTVVRLKGGDPYVFGRGGEEAEYVAKHQIPFEVVPGITASIAASSYSGIPLTQRNISGNVTILTGHRVNEENHLLNNLSFLKAADTLCIYMGIGNIETIQAQLLKADKSEQTPVAFVEWASTDKQRTIISSIEKMAHDVNEKEIENPCLIIVGEVVKFHSKLNWFEDVPSRSMIVEAGASQ
- a CDS encoding sirohydrochlorin chelatase: MTKAILYVFHGSRLKEAKEEAFTFFRHCQKLTQVPIQHASFLELSEPTIEQGVEECVNEGATEIGVIPILLFRAGHAKYDIPSILTKLKEKYPETSFSYGEPLGVHQWMIDIVVEKVRSVTTAQKLSEISPQIVLIGRGSKDREMQQDFNTLCQSVENELGMNTTGCYLTAAKPSFHEILSTIKGKEANQLYIFVPYLIFTGLLYKQIERDLKSELSNRIQWQLTDYIGQHPNIHRLVSIRAQEASNVNIT
- a CDS encoding Rqc2 family fibronectin-binding protein, translated to MSFDGLFTYCMKNELKEKLVGGRVTKIYQPYKHELIVQIRNQGNNYRVLFSAHPSYARVHVTTESYDNPAEPPMFCMLLRKHLEGSIVENVEQPGLERMLVLELRARNEIGDISYKQLIIEIMGRHSNIILVEKERNMILDSIKHLSPAMNRHRTVLPGHTYVYPPKQDKVSPFEADEEMVLKKLDFNKGKMKEQIVEQFAGISPLIAEEIIHEAGLANRSTVPKAFVEIISRIRHEQAPTMMVSEKKELFYALPLQHIDGEKKSFESFSELLDRFYYGKAERDRVKQQGHDLERFILNERKKNANKIKKLEKTLKEAEKSDKYQLLGELLTANMYMVQKGDQEVEVINYYEEESPTVTIKLDPLKTPAENAQSYFQKYQKAKNSISVVQEQIQKAEEEIEYFDRLIQQLETASPKDVNEIREELIEGEYLKQKAKHKAHKKKPTKPELETYYSTDGTEILVGKNNKQNEYLTNKLAKRNEIWLHTKDIPGSHVVIRSEKPTETTIYEAAQLAAYFSKARQSSSVPVDFTTIRQVKKPNGAKPGFVIYEGQQTVYVTPDEEKIIAMRKQAK
- a CDS encoding cation-translocating P-type ATPase, whose amino-acid sequence is MIWHKLTIQEVMESVHSNAERGLEEEEAQKRLKKDGYNEMQEAERASAFILFISQFKDFMVLVLLVATLVSALLGEYIDAIAIIAIVLLNGVLGFIQERKAEKSLDALKELSAPFVSVYRNGEWTKIPSKQLVVGDIVKFSSGDRIGADMRIIEANGLEVEESALTGESVPVLKNEVPIMNEDIGIGDKVNMVFMGTLVTRGSGVGVVVHTGMKTAMGQIANLLQTAETMMTPLQRKLEQLGKILIVVALLLTVLVVLIGIIQGHDMYKMFLAGVSLAVAAIPEGLPAIVTVALSLGVQRMIKKKSIVRKLPAVETLGCASVICSDKTGTMTQNKMTVTHIWVGGKMWGVTGTGYEPSGEFLTGDRTVHPNEDKALMQILSFGMLASQAEIRMKASDYILDGDPTEGALVVAGMKAGLTKEKLVEQFSVIKEFPFDSTRKMMSVIVQDQGGKRYVIAKGAPDVLVSNCHDVLWDGRKESLSNRKHTDIQDTIEQLANRALRTIAIAYKPLTNEQGSNITQWEAERNLTLIGITGMIDPPRKEVKKAVADCKQAGIKTVMITGDHVMTARAIAKELNILPPNGKVLDGQTLSNMTVEELESVIDEVYVFARVSPEHKLKIVKAFQNRGHVVAMTGDGVNDAPAIKASDIGISMGITGTDVAKEASSLILVDDNFATIQDAIKEGRNIYENIRKFIRYLLASNVGEILVMLFAMILALPLPLVPVQILWVNLVTDGLPAMALGLDPAEGNVMKRGPRHPKEGIFARGLGWKILSRGFLIGTMTLLTFMIVYARDPENLAYAQTAAFSTLVLAQLILVFDCRSEKSIFERNPFSNPYLIAAVISSLLLMLVVIYYPPLQPIFHTVPIQKHDWLLIAALSSVPTFLLAGSLLTRKDK
- a CDS encoding YicC/YloC family endoribonuclease, producing MVHSMTGFGRSVKEKGDFHVTVEMRSVNHRFSEVSIRMPRHLFYCEDKIKKVIQRKVSRGRVEVYITITGESIVQRSLHVDWPLVDQYIEALTTMKEKYELNDDIQVQHIIGQQNVFDIQEENSENDVLVELVLESVEEATAHLVEMRKREGEQLTIDLHDRLEEMKTVTSRIETQAPHVVTAYEERIRKRISEFLSGNIDENRILTEAAVFADKADISEEVTRLKSHIQQFAETLEKSEPIGRKLDFIVQEMNREANTIGAKGNDQMIAKAVVDLKSLIEKMKEQVQNIE
- the remA gene encoding extracellular matrix/biofilm regulator RemA; translation: MGIKLINIGFGNIVSANRIISIVSPESAPIKRIIQEARDRGMLIDATYGRRTRAVVIMDSDHIILSAVQPETVAQRLTSKDELSDEG
- the gmk gene encoding guanylate kinase, encoding MLKRERGLLIVLSGPSGVGKGTVRKALFEQDDVHFEYSISMTTRKPREGEVDGVDYFFKSKEEFEQLIKEEKLLEWAEYVGNYYGTPIEYVEKTLNEGKDVFLEIEVQGALQVKKSFPEGLFIFLVPPSLDELKNRIVTRGTESEGLIQNRMNVAKEEIEMMHAYDYVVVNDQVDLACERIKAIVTAEHCRRERVEKQYKKLLEAE
- the rpoZ gene encoding DNA-directed RNA polymerase subunit omega; amino-acid sequence: MLFPSIDSLMNKIDSKYTLVSVAAKRARQIQQFDDQQLEKTTSTKFVGKALEEIEAGLLHYEKSESN